TCCACAAGACCGGGAACTACTGGAGAATTATCGGCGGCAGGGTGTGCAGTTTAATTTTGAGTATGTCGATCCGCAAGCACGACCTGGACTGGCGGAAAAGTTTGGTGTCAAACAATTTGGGGAAGTCTACCTGGAAGCAGGAAAGCAGCGGCGGTTAGTTCAGAGCGTGAATGAGCAGGAGCGACTGTCGGAAGTAAGATTGACGAATGTACTGCAACAAATAATCAGCGATCGCACCGCCAAGGTTTATTTCCTCCAAGGTCATGGCGAATACCCTATCGCAGGTGAACAAGCTGGACTTTCGCAAGCTGTCAGCGCTTTAGGAGAGAAAAACTACACAACTGAACCGCTGAATTTAGTACAGCAGCCAAATGTTCCCAAAGATGCCGATGTGGTAGTGGTAGCGGGTCCGAGACGGACGCTGTTTGAGCGGGAAGTAAAAGTCTTGAGTGACTATCTCAATCAAGGTGGTAGCTTGCTGCTAATGATTGATCCTAATACCAATCCTGGTCTTAATAGTTTGTTGAAAACCTGGGGTGTCACGCTTGACGATCGCTTGGCAGTCGATCCAGCTGGAGCCGGTAGCGGTCTTGGTCCTGCTGTTCCCCTCGTAACCAACTACGGCGACCATCCGATTACCAGAGATTTTGGTAACGGCATTTCTTTCTATCAAGGGGCAAGACCAATTGAAATTAACCCAGTGGCTGGTGTGCAGGCAACTCCTCTCCTGCTAACCAGTTCCCAGAGTTGGGCAGAGAGCGATCTAACCAGCCAAGAGTTGCAATTTAACCCAGAGAGCGATCGCCCAGGTCCTTTAAATTTAGGTGTTGCCCTCACTCGTCCAGTGAAATCTCCTACACCCGCACAGGCGCAAGAATCAGACAAAAAGCCCGCTGAGTCGCGACTGGTAGTATTGGGAAATTCTAATTTTGCCACCGATGGAGTGTTTGAGCAGCAGCTGAATGGGGATGTGTTCCTCAACTCTGTCAGCTGGCTTAGCAACCAGGATGAGCAACTACTTTCCATTCGCCCAAAGGAACCAAAAAACCGTCGCCTTAACTTAACACCACAGCAAGCCAATATCTTAGGCTGGACATCTTTATTTATTGTGCCTCTGTTTGGGTTTGGGGCAGCAGCACTTCTCTGGTGGCGACGAAGGTAGAAAGCAGGGGGAGCAGGGGGAGCTTTCTTGAGCAGGGGGAGCAAGAGTGTAATCCAAAATCTAAAATCCCCTAACCCCTAACCCCTAACCCCTAACCCCTAACCCCTCCCCTCTATGAAGCTACAACGGACAACTTTAATTTTGCTCCTCCTAGCGTTGGGCTTAGGTGGCTTTGTTTACTTCTATGAAATTCAAGGTGCTACTCAGCGGCAGGAAGCCAAAAACCAAGAGCAGCAAATTTTCTCCTTTGAGGAGAAACAGGTAAAATCCTTTACGGTAAAGACTAAAGGGCAAACGCTAGAGTTTGAACGTGAGGAAAAGGCTGGTAAGTCTACCTGGCAGATGAAGGCTCCCAGTGATACCCCAGCTAATGATGCCTCAGTCGCTTATTTATTGGATTTACTGGTAGGGGGGAAGAGCGATCGCACAATTCAAGTTCCAGCCACTCAACTGCAAGAATACGGATTAGATCAACCCCGAGCCACTATAGAAGTTAAGCTGAACAATCAGGAAACTCATCAGCTAATTTTAGGTAAGCCTGATTTTAATCGCAATTTTTTGTATGCTCAAGCGGTCCCCCCTGCTAAACTCGCAGAAAATGTAGAGGTGCTGTTGGTATCTACAGACTTTGCGAATGCGGTCAATCGCTCTTTGTCCGAGTGGAAAAGCCAGGACGCTAGTAAAAGCGATAATGAGAAAAGTGCTGAAGCACCTAAGGAATCGTTTAAAGCAACTCCTTCGCCATGAATAGCCCCACAGCAACGCTGTTAGTTTCCTGCCCAGATCAGCGGGGATTAGTGGCGAAGATCGCTAACTTTAATTTATGCTAATGGCGGCAATATTATTCATGCCGATCAACATACAGACTTTGCTGCTGGATTATTTTTAACTCGGATTGAATGGCAGCTGGAGGGATTTAATCTACCGCGTGAGTTAATTGGACCAGCATTTAATGTGATCGCGCAACCTCTGCAAGCTAAGTGGGAACTGCACTTTTCCAACACAGTGCCACGAATTGCTATATGGGTGAGTCGACAGAATCATTGTCTATTCGACCTAATTTTGCGGCAGCAAGCTCAAGAATTCGCCGCTGAAATTCCGCTAATTATCAGTAATCATTTCGATTTAAAGGTAGTAGCAGAACAATTTGGTATCGACTATTACCACATTCCTATTGCTAAGGACAACAAACCAGTCCAAGAAGCAAAACAGTTAGAAATACTGCATCAGTACAAAATTGATTTAGTTGTACTAGCAAAATATATGCAAGTTCTTAGCCAGGAATTTATTGCCCAATTTCCGCAAATTATCAATATTCACCACTCATTTCTACCTACCTTTGTTGGCGCTAATCCCTATCAACAAGCCTATGAGCGCGGTGTGAAAATTATCGGTGCTACGGCTCATTATGTTACAGCTAACCTGGATGCAGGACCAATTATTCAGCAGGATGTTGCACACATCAGCCATCGAGATGATGTTGCTGATTTAATTCGCAAAGGCAAGGATTTAGAGCGAGTGGTTTTAGCTAGAGCAGTACGTTTGCACTTACAGAATCGGGTGCTGGTGTACGGAAATCGAACCGTGGTGTTTGAGTAGGTGATTCATCTTAATGCGGAAATTACGGAACGGTTCTTGATAAATTCATGAATTTCTCTGCTATACCGCCGTATATTCACATTTTTTGAACAAACATTGAAGCGTAAACCAGGTTATTTTTAAGTGGAAGTTCGGTTGTCTATAAAGCAGAGTTAGCTTTAGCTTTAGTTATATGTAAGGCTATTTTGAACCATCCCGAGGCAGAGCAATCTATCTTTACTCTGAAGAGTTTGCGGTGTAGCTATACTACCCGTCCGACTCGCCTGCAAAAACTTTATAGTCTTGCAACTTTCCGAATAATTCTTTATTGCAGAACTGACGATGACTAGCTCTACGGCAACACTCCTAGTTTCCTGTCCCGAGCAGCAAGGACTGGTGTCAAAACTTACCAACTTTATTGATAGTAATGGCGGTCAGATCATCCATGCCGTTCAGCATACAGACGGTACAGCTAAGCTGTTCCTGAGCCGAATTGAATGGCAACTGGATAAGTTTAATCTGACCCGCGATTTAATTGCACCAGCCTTTAATACCGTCACCCAACCCCTACAAGCCAGCTGGAACCTCCATTTTTCTGACACAGTACCGCGAATTGCTATTT
This window of the Chroococcidiopsis sp. CCMEE 29 genome carries:
- a CDS encoding Gldg family protein yields the protein MKTVTTKNFWKYLFWLGPVLAIVGLSAAAVSGWEPVPLGLLISGIVLTGLWLLFQAYRSNWWGRRSTQAGTNAIVATLSVLVLLGLINFLGTRYSMRVDFTENQQFTLAPQSQQLVRNLEEPIKVWVFDRNQNPQDRELLENYRRQGVQFNFEYVDPQARPGLAEKFGVKQFGEVYLEAGKQRRLVQSVNEQERLSEVRLTNVLQQIISDRTAKVYFLQGHGEYPIAGEQAGLSQAVSALGEKNYTTEPLNLVQQPNVPKDADVVVVAGPRRTLFEREVKVLSDYLNQGGSLLLMIDPNTNPGLNSLLKTWGVTLDDRLAVDPAGAGSGLGPAVPLVTNYGDHPITRDFGNGISFYQGARPIEINPVAGVQATPLLLTSSQSWAESDLTSQELQFNPESDRPGPLNLGVALTRPVKSPTPAQAQESDKKPAESRLVVLGNSNFATDGVFEQQLNGDVFLNSVSWLSNQDEQLLSIRPKEPKNRRLNLTPQQANILGWTSLFIVPLFGFGAAALLWWRRR
- a CDS encoding DUF4340 domain-containing protein; this translates as MKLQRTTLILLLLALGLGGFVYFYEIQGATQRQEAKNQEQQIFSFEEKQVKSFTVKTKGQTLEFEREEKAGKSTWQMKAPSDTPANDASVAYLLDLLVGGKSDRTIQVPATQLQEYGLDQPRATIEVKLNNQETHQLILGKPDFNRNFLYAQAVPPAKLAENVEVLLVSTDFANAVNRSLSEWKSQDASKSDNEKSAEAPKESFKATPSP